TGCCGGGTGCACCGATGTAGGGGCGCACGGCCGTACGCCCCTACAACTCTTGCTAGTTTATTAGCTAGGTAACCTTGCAAGGAAAAAATTTTCGAACACTCTCAGAAAAAAGAAAGTGTTTAGAAAATGGTTCTAAAGAAAGCTCAGGCCTTACACCCGCTTTAGATTCACATGTTTTTGTAATAAGGCAAAAAGCAAAGCGATTTTCTATGGTCGATTACAGAACAAAGAATTCCACAGCAACCTAAATTTTTCCTTGACTCGGTTTCGGTCTCATTGTATTGAATGAATGCTCATTCATTAAAGGCTATGTTTTTGGCTAAGTGAATAAGAGGAATGTTCAATGGGTAAAAATTCCAACGGCAAAAACGATAAGAAAGCCGAAAAATACGAACGGATACTCGATGCTGCCGTGAGAGTCTTCGCTAAAAAGGGATTTTATCAGTCTCGAGTCTCAGACATTGCTCGTGAAGCCGGGGTTGCCGACGGAACAATCTATCTCTACTTCAAAAACAAAGACGATATCCTTATCTCTATCTTCGAAGAAAAAATGAGAACCGCTATATCCTATTTCCAGCAGAAAATCTCCCAGGAAGAGAGTGCACTATTTAAATTAAAACGTTTTGTTCGAGTTCATCTGGAACTCTTTAAGAACAACCCGGAACTCGCTGCCGTCCTTCAAGTGGAACTTCGCCAGAGTAGTAGATTTATGAAGGAATACAAAAAGGTCGAACTAAAACGCTTTTTAGACCTGATTGGAGACATTGTTAAACAGGGTCAGGAGGAGGGAGTTTTTAGAAAGGATATTCCAGTAAGTCTAGTAAAACGTTTTGTTTTTGGCGCCCTGGATGAAGTCATTTCTACATGGGTTTCATCCGGGGGAAGGTTTGAGTTGATTGATTATGCCGATCCCCTATCAGATCTTTTTATACGGGGACTTGGCACAGCAAGAGTTTTTGAGGAAGTAATGCATTCAGAATCAGGAGGGGATTCTGAGCATACTTCCCATAATTCTCAGGAAGGGGGACAAAATTATGAAGCTTATCGTTGACGAACGAGACGCTAAGTTTGTGCTCTATGAACAACTTAAAGTTCAAGATCTTTGTCAGTATCCAAAGTTTGCCGACTTTTCCCCAGACATGTTCGACATGGCTATTGCCGAAGCGGCTAAGCTTGCAGAGAAAGAATTTTATCCCACGAACAAGATAGGCGATCGCGAAGGGTGCAAGTTTGAAAACGGACAGGTCAGAGTACCTGAAGCTTTCCACAAAGCTTATCGAGCCTACGTAGAAGGTGGATGGCTTGCTATGCCCGATCCACCTGAAGTAGGAGGACAGGGTTTCCCATTTGTCGTTTCTAACTGCTGTGTAGAATTTCTTGCTGCCGCTAACTGGTCTCTTCTTATGTATCCCGGTCTTACTCATGGTGCCGCTCGACTTCTCTACAAATACGGCACGCCAGAACTCAAAGAAATCTACATGTATAAAATGTTTTCCGGTGAATGGGGCGGCACGATGTGTCTTACCGAAGCCGGAGCGGGAAGCGATGTTGGTAACCTCCGAACAAAAGCCTATCGAAACCCCGATGGCACCTATAGAATAGAAGGTCAGAAAATTTTCATCTCTTCCGGTATGCATGACCTTACTGAAAATATCATTCACATGGTTCTTGCTCGCATTGAAGGGGCTCCTCCAGGAACCAAGGGCATTTCAATCTTCCTGGTGCCAAGACTTAGAGTCGATGAAAATGGAAATCTTGTTGACAACGACGTTACCTGCGGTGGAATCGAACACAAAATGGGTATTCATGGATCCGCAACCTGTGTGCTCAACTTCGGTGAAAACGGACAATGCATAGGTTATCTCATGGGCAAGGAAAACGAAGGAATGAAAATCATGTTCGACATGATGAATGAAGCACGACTTTTTGTCGGGCTTCAGGGACTTGCCCATGCCAGCACAGCTTACCTCCACGCTCTAAAGTATGCTAAAGAACGATTTCAGGGTGCACCGATTGAGAAGATGAAAGATGCAACGGCTCCACGAGTGCCCATCATTCAGCATCCCGATGTAAGAAGAATGCTCATGTTTATGAAAAGCGGAAGCGAAGCTCTTCGAGCTTTGATGTATGTGGCAGCTTACTGCATCGACAGGGTGGAAGTGGCTGAAAGTCAGGAAGAGCGAGATCTTTTCCAGGGCTATGTTGATCTTCTCATTCCTATCTGTAAGTCTGTTGGAAGTGACCTCGGCTTCCGAATCTGCGAAACGGCAATCCAGGTTTACGGTGGCTATGGCTATACATCCGAATACCCCGTTGAGCAGTTCTTGAGAGACTGCAAGATAGCCTCCATCTACGAAGGCACCAACGGTATTCAAGCGCTCGATCTGATAGGACGAAAACTCACCTACAAAAATGGTTTGCTAGTAAAGAACGCCTTTAAGTTAACTGCAGAAAAGCTCACTCAATTCAAACAGAATCATCGCCTGAGAGAACTTATTCAGATCTACGAAGAAGCTCAAAATGCCCTCATGGAAACCACCAAATACATGGGCTTCAAGGGTATGAGCGAAGACTTCTACGTAGCCATCTTGAATGCCAAGCCTTATCTCGATCTTTTCGGTGATGTCACCCTTGGCTTCCTCCTTCTCTGGCAGGCTAACATTGCGGACGAAAAGCTTCAGAAAATTTACGCTGAAAATGGTGCAACCGATGCTCGTTCTCAAAAGAAACTTCTTGATGAAAACCGAGAAGCTGCTTTCTACTACGGTAAGATCGCATCCGCTCGTTACTTCATTACCCAGACCCTTACCCAAGCAAAAGCGAAAGCAAGAGCAATAATGATTGGAGATGCCTCACCGCTTGATATTCCAGAAGCAGGGTTTGCGTTGGATTAAAACAGCATAGAAAAATCACGAGAGGCGCTTTTTACGGGCGTCTCTCGACTCCACATGAAGGAGGATAAGATATGAAAGCAAGAGATGTCGTGCTTGTTGATGGAATCAGAACAGCCTTTGGAAAAGCCGGAGAGAAGGGATTTTTCTGGTATACGAGAGCTGATGATATGGTGGTGAAGGTCATCAGGGAACTTCTTCGCCGGAATCCCCAGGTAAAGCCCGAAATGATAGAAGAAAACGTATGGGGCGCAACCACGCAGGAAAAGGATCAAGGTCTTACTCTTGGAAGAACTTCGGCTATTCTTGCAGGTCTTCCCGTTGATTGCTCCGGTTTCTCGGTGGATCGTATGTGCGCTGGTGGAATGACGGCTGTTACCTGCGCTGCCTCAGAAATCGCTCTTGGTGCCTGTGATATAGCTATAGCCGGAGGCGTTGAACACATGGGGCATCATCCCATGGGAGCAACCGCCGATCCTAACCCTCGCTTTCTCACCGAAAGACTCGTTTCCGAAGACGCTCTCGTTATGGGAAAGACAGCCGAAAATCTCCATGACGAATACCCTGAAATTACTAAGGAAATGTCGGACGAATACGCCTACTGGTCTCAGAAAAAGGCGGCAAAAGCTTACGAAGAAGGAAAAATCCAGAAAACCATCGTTCCCATGACCGTTTACACCAAGGAAGGATGGGTTGTAGCAGATTACGACCAGCAACTTCGTCCTGATACCACCCTTGAAGGACTCAAAAATCTTAGAACCCCCTTCAGAAATCTTGGTAAAGTAACCCCCGGTAACTCTTCGGGGCTAAATGACGGCGCGGCAGGCGTTCTGCTTATGTCTGCGGAAAAAGCCGCAGAACTTGGCATTCAACCCAAGATGCGTTTGGTGGCTTATGCCTATGCGGGAGTTCGTCCTGAAGTTATGGGCCTTGGTCCTGTTCCTGCCACTAAGAAAGTGCTCCAGAGAGCTGGCTTAACCATCGATGACATCGATATTATAGAACTCAACGAAGCCTTCGCCGTTCAGTGCATTGTATTTATGAAGGAATTCGGTTTCAAGTTACCAAACGATGAACGTATCAACCCCTGGGGTGGCGCAATCGCCCTTGGACATCCACTTGCTTCTTCCGGTCCTCGCCTTATGATTCACCTTATGCATCTATTTGAAGAAAATCCAAGCGCTCGTTACGGTCTTGCCACTATGTGTGTCGGACTGGGTCAGGGGGGAGCGGTTATTTGGGAAAACCTTATGAGAAAATAGCGTTGAGGCTATGTTAGCTGTTAGCCTTACGCTCAGTTAAGAAAGGGGGAATGAACCATGGCTGAGCCGATCACTCAGTTTTTCGTGACTTTCTATAAATCACCCGTGGGAAAGATCGCCATATTGACCATGGACAATGGTCAAGACTACAAAAAGCCAAATGTATTCAGCGAAGGTGCATTAAAGTCGCTTAATGAAGCTATAAACAAAGTTCTGGCAGAAAAAGATGTCAAGGGTCTCATGCTAACCGGAAAGCCTTATATTTTTGCCGCAGGAGCCGATCTTACTCAGGTTCCTTTCATCAACACTTTCGATCAGGGTTACGGTATAGGAAAAGCCGGACATGAGACTTTCAAGCGCCTCATGAATCTTCCCTTCCCTACTCTTGCCGCTATCAATGGAGTAGCTCTCGGTGGAGGGCTCGAGATATCGCTCTACTGCCAGTATCGCACCGTTTCTAAAAGCGCTCAGGGTATTGGTTTTCCGGAATGCTTCATTGGCCTTGTCCCGGGTTGGGGTGGCTGCACTCTTACACCAAAACTTGTCGGTCCGGAAAAAGCTGTCGAACTCATTATTTACAATGCCCTTAACCAGAATCGCATGATCGATGGTCCCACGCTCTACAAAATGGGTCTAGCCGATAGATGCTTTGAAGGCGCCGAATTCCTCGACGAATCCCTCCTTTTCCTTCAGAGAATTATCAAAGGCGAAGAAAAAGTAGAGCGCCAGGCTCCCG
Above is a window of Thermodesulforhabdaceae bacterium DNA encoding:
- a CDS encoding TetR/AcrR family transcriptional regulator, which gives rise to MGKNSNGKNDKKAEKYERILDAAVRVFAKKGFYQSRVSDIAREAGVADGTIYLYFKNKDDILISIFEEKMRTAISYFQQKISQEESALFKLKRFVRVHLELFKNNPELAAVLQVELRQSSRFMKEYKKVELKRFLDLIGDIVKQGQEEGVFRKDIPVSLVKRFVFGALDEVISTWVSSGGRFELIDYADPLSDLFIRGLGTARVFEEVMHSESGGDSEHTSHNSQEGGQNYEAYR
- a CDS encoding acyl-CoA dehydrogenase, whose protein sequence is MKLIVDERDAKFVLYEQLKVQDLCQYPKFADFSPDMFDMAIAEAAKLAEKEFYPTNKIGDREGCKFENGQVRVPEAFHKAYRAYVEGGWLAMPDPPEVGGQGFPFVVSNCCVEFLAAANWSLLMYPGLTHGAARLLYKYGTPELKEIYMYKMFSGEWGGTMCLTEAGAGSDVGNLRTKAYRNPDGTYRIEGQKIFISSGMHDLTENIIHMVLARIEGAPPGTKGISIFLVPRLRVDENGNLVDNDVTCGGIEHKMGIHGSATCVLNFGENGQCIGYLMGKENEGMKIMFDMMNEARLFVGLQGLAHASTAYLHALKYAKERFQGAPIEKMKDATAPRVPIIQHPDVRRMLMFMKSGSEALRALMYVAAYCIDRVEVAESQEERDLFQGYVDLLIPICKSVGSDLGFRICETAIQVYGGYGYTSEYPVEQFLRDCKIASIYEGTNGIQALDLIGRKLTYKNGLLVKNAFKLTAEKLTQFKQNHRLRELIQIYEEAQNALMETTKYMGFKGMSEDFYVAILNAKPYLDLFGDVTLGFLLLWQANIADEKLQKIYAENGATDARSQKKLLDENREAAFYYGKIASARYFITQTLTQAKAKARAIMIGDASPLDIPEAGFALD
- a CDS encoding thiolase family protein, with the protein product MKARDVVLVDGIRTAFGKAGEKGFFWYTRADDMVVKVIRELLRRNPQVKPEMIEENVWGATTQEKDQGLTLGRTSAILAGLPVDCSGFSVDRMCAGGMTAVTCAASEIALGACDIAIAGGVEHMGHHPMGATADPNPRFLTERLVSEDALVMGKTAENLHDEYPEITKEMSDEYAYWSQKKAAKAYEEGKIQKTIVPMTVYTKEGWVVADYDQQLRPDTTLEGLKNLRTPFRNLGKVTPGNSSGLNDGAAGVLLMSAEKAAELGIQPKMRLVAYAYAGVRPEVMGLGPVPATKKVLQRAGLTIDDIDIIELNEAFAVQCIVFMKEFGFKLPNDERINPWGGAIALGHPLASSGPRLMIHLMHLFEENPSARYGLATMCVGLGQGGAVIWENLMRK